The following are from one region of the Phormidium sp. PBR-2020 genome:
- a CDS encoding urease accessory protein UreF → MSSLLNLLQLTSPGLPLGAYNYSEGLETLVEQQQISDAAQLGSWLEMELQFGAIAVEGAILVRAYHALTHSDLDTLVYWNHWLTASRDSRELQQQSWQMGNSLLRLLTDLEEISPQLLDLATCRRELAPNCNLAIAYALAVAHWKIPLEDAILGYLHSWSSNLIGAGVKLIPLGQTSGQRLIRQLHPVLEAGSQRLLSLGDEDLFACTWGASLASMQHETLYSRLFRS, encoded by the coding sequence ATGTCATCATTACTTAATTTATTGCAGTTAACCAGTCCAGGCCTGCCCCTGGGGGCCTATAACTACTCTGAGGGCCTAGAAACCTTGGTGGAACAGCAACAGATTAGCGACGCGGCCCAACTGGGGAGTTGGTTGGAGATGGAGTTGCAGTTTGGGGCGATCGCCGTCGAAGGGGCTATCCTAGTGCGAGCCTATCACGCCCTAACTCACTCTGACCTCGACACATTGGTCTATTGGAACCATTGGCTAACCGCCAGTCGCGACAGTCGGGAATTGCAACAGCAAAGTTGGCAGATGGGCAATTCTCTGCTGCGTCTGTTAACGGATTTAGAGGAGATTTCGCCGCAACTCCTTGACTTAGCCACCTGTCGCCGGGAACTGGCCCCCAATTGTAATCTAGCCATTGCCTACGCCCTAGCAGTGGCCCATTGGAAAATCCCCTTAGAAGATGCCATACTAGGCTATCTGCACAGTTGGAGCAGTAATCTGATTGGAGCCGGTGTTAAATTGATTCCTCTGGGGCAAACGAGCGGACAGCGGCTAATTCGGCAACTTCACCCCGTTTTAGAGGCGGGTTCTCAGCGTCTTCTCAGTTTGGGCGATGAGGACTTATTCGCCTGTACTTGGGGGGCGAGTCTGGCCAGTATGCAGCATGAAACCCTCTACAGCCGTCTCTTTCGCAGTTAA